From Rhodohalobacter mucosus:
GTCACATTCGGGCATGTACAGGACAATCAATCTGAAATCATATGTGATCCGGCTCACCAACAGGCTCAATCAGGACTATCGCCACGTCAAAAGTGATTCGGATATTACGGTGCATCCTGAAGACCTGATCCTGGATATCGAACGGGCTGTTCCGGTTTGCATGATCATTAATGAAGTGATCAGCCGTGTCTTTGAAAAAACATACGGTAACCCGGAAAGTTCGGCGATAAGTATTGATCTTTATACCGATGACCTGGCTTTTTATGTCGTGGTTCGTGAAAACGGAAACTTCGGGCCCAGCCATTTTGATTGGTCATCGACTGTAGACCTCGGAAACAAACTGATACGCTCATTAACCAAACAAATCAAGGGAGAGCTTTTGGTAGATGATTCCAAAAATTCCATTGCCGTAGTGTTTCCAAACCTGGTGAGCCAGTCTCCCCAAAAATCCTTTGACGCGATCTGGGCCGGCAAGCATAAGTTTGCATACGAGTCAATGAATGCATCAGAATTGACCGGATAAATTCAGGTTCTGAAGAGCCAAATTATCCGTTCAGTACCCTGCAACGTAACCCGGCCCACGGGGATCAGCTGCACCTACGTAATTACCTTCCTGGTCTGATGCGATAGTGTGTACGATAGCAAGATTTCCGGATCGACGCACGTTATGTCCCATTTTATTGAGTTTTTCAATGGTATCCTCCGAGAACCAAAGATTTTCCACCAGTATCTGATCGGGAAGCCATTGGTGATGAAACCGGGGTGCTGCTATGGCTTCTTTTGCATTCATGCCGAACAGCGCCATATTCAAAAAGTTCTGAAGAACGGCCGTAATAATTCTTGGTCCTCCTGCAGCGCCACCCGCAAACCGAAACCTGCCATCCTTCAACGCGATAACCGGGTTCATGCTGCTCAGCATTCGCTTGCCCCCCTGAATGGAGTTGGCTTCGGCACCGATCAGACCAAACATATTGGGTTCGCCGGGTTTGGCTGAAAAGTCGTCCATTTCATTGTTGAGCAGGAAGCCGGCACCTGTTACGGTTACAAAACTTCCAAATGAGCCGTTCAAGGTTGTGTTTACGCTGACAACATTTCCAAACCGATCAGCGACATTGAAGTGCGTGGTTTCACTGCTTTCCTGTACAGTGTGTATTACATCTCCATGAGAAATCCGTTCACTATCTGATGCCGTATCCGGACTAAACGACTGCATTCTCAGCCGCAGATAGTGCGGGCTGGTTAAACTGTCGGCCGGAACAGGGACAAAATCGGGATCGCCAAGCCAATAGTTTCTGTCAGCAAATGAGCGTCTCAGAGCTTCGGATATCAGATGGATGTAAGCGGCAGAATTAAATGCGGTTGTATCCAATTCGGGTCGATTAATCATTCCAAGTACCTGTGTCATTACAATTCCTCCGCTCGACGGGGGAGGCATCATAATGAGTTCGTACCCTCTGAAATTGGTCCTGACCGGCTCACGCCAGATACTTCTGTAATCACGAAGGTCGCGCATTGTGATGAGTCCACCGCCTCTTTTCATCTCTTCAACAATCAGGCTTGCGGTAATTCCCGAATAGAACCCTCTTCGGCCCAGTGTGGCAATACGTTCCAGTGTTTCTGCCAGATCGGGTTGCAGGAAAAGATCTCCCGGTTCCCATGGAGTGCCGCCAGGCTTCAGAAATGCATCCGCAGAACCGCGGTACTCCGACAAACGCTCTGAGGCGCTGTTCAGGCTTCGTGCAGCAGAATGCGACAGGATGAACCCTTCCCGTGCCAGGCGTATTGCGGGTTCCATTACAATTTCGAGCGGCAGTGTTCCGTACCGTTCCAGGGCGGTGATCATGCCGTCAACGGTTCCAGGAATGCCGGCTGCCAGGTGGCCGATTTTACTTTTTCGGGATACATATTCCCCATTTTCGTTCAGGTACATATCGCGGGAAGCGGCGATCGGCGCTTTTTCCCTGAAATCGAGTGCTGCAGCTGTACCGTCCTGCAGGTGCAGTACCAGGAAGCCGCCCCCGCCGATATTGCCGGCACGGGGAAGAGTTACCGAAAGGGCAAATTGCACTGCAACTGCTGCATCTACGGCGTTTCCGCCTTTCTGCAGAATTTCAAGGCCTGCTTTTGATGCATATTCGTCGGCAGAAGATACCACACCGTTTTTCCACGATACCGGATTGCCAACCTGAGCAGCAGACGGTTGTGAAATCATTAAAAACAGCAGAGTGAACAGCAGGAGAGGGGAAGCGGTGATTCTTGCCGTGAATGGTAAGCGAATTGTCAATAACGGCCTAAGCCCGGGGGTGAAATTCTTTATGGATCTGATGAAGAAGTGAACGGTCGACATGGGTGTATATTTCGGTTGTCAAAATGGATGTATGGCCAAGCATCTCCTGAACGGCTCGAAGGTCTGCACCTCCTTCCAGCAGATGTGTTGCAAACGAGTGTCTGAAGATGTGAGGATACACATTTTTACTGATGCCTGCCTTCATTGCATATTTATTAACAATGTTCCAGATGCTCATACGGGATAATGGTCCGCCCCGTTGATTCAGAAAGAGCCGGTTTTTGGTTTTTCCCGGTTTATCGGAATTGATAAACTCTTTCCGGGATGTTTCAATATAATGCTCAATTGCAAGCTGGGCATGTTCTCCTACCGGCACCAGTCTCTCTTTGTTCCCCTTTCCAATTACGCGGATAAATCCGATCTCAAAAAAAAGCCGGTCCATTTCAAGCTCGGTCAGTTCACTCACTCTCATGCCGCTTGCATAGAGTGTTTCCAGAATGGCCGCATCCCGAATACCTGCAAAATCGGTGCGATCGGCCTCATCGATAATTGCAATCACCTCTTCGGCAGTAAGTACCTCGGGCAGTTTTTTTGCTTTTCTGGGAAGTTCCACAAGCTCTGCCGGGTTGGCTTCTGCTATCTGTTCGGCAACGGCAAATTCATGAAAACTTCTGATACTGGAGATATTTCGTGCAATGGTGCTCACCTCAAGCCCCATGTCGGTTAATTCCGATAGATATTGTTCAATATGCTGCAGGGTAATTCCTGCAAGATTTTTGATTTTCAGCTCTTCAGCCACAAACCCAAGGTATCTTTTCAGATCATTTTCGTAGGAATTTGCCGAGGTGTTTGCGAGTCCCTTTTCAAGTTTGATAAACTGAAGGTAGTGCTGAAGTTCCTTCGAAAAAGCCATTATGACCTGTTGCCTTTTTCAATTGCGGAATCCAGATTATTGGTTTGCCTGTCCGGTTTTTCATCTTGCTCCTTTTCCTCTTGTCCATCAGGTTCAGCGGTTTTATTTGACTTTTGCTGATCCTTTTCGCGCTGTTTCTCCTTCTCCTTCTCCTTCTCCTTCTCCTTCTCCTTTTTTTCGTCCGGATAGTCAATCCGGCTGTGATATACACCTACCAGGATATTGAGAAATGCTTTTTTGATGATTTCGATTTGTCGGAAAGTAAGCGGACAATTGTTCAGCTGGCCGTCGCTGATGTGATCTTCAACCATTCGGTTGATTAAACTTTCCAGCTTGTTATAATTCGGGTCTTTCATAGCCCGGGAAGCTGCCTCAATACCGTCAGCAAGCAGTAAAATTCCTTGTTCCTTGGTAAACGGTAAGGGTCCGTCATAGCGGAAATCCTTCTCTTCCACTTCTCCGTTATCCGACTGATCCTTCGCACGGCTGAAGAAATACTTGATGAGGGAGGTTCCGTGGTGTGTTTGAATGAAATCGATCACCACCTGCGGCAGATTGTGTTCTTTTGCCATCTTCACTCCGTCACTCACGTGCGCTTTGATCACGAGGGAGCTCATGCGGGGTTTGAGCTTGTCATGCTCATTGCCGGCACTTTGGTTTTCAATAAAGTAACCGGGTTTCTCCATTTTTCCGATATCGTGATACATTGCACCCACGCGGCAAAGAAGCGGGTTGGCACCAATTTCGGAGGCAGCCGATTCGGCCATGTTGGCAATCTGAAGACTGTGATGAAATGTGCCCGGTGCTTTGTTCATCAACTCTTTAAGCAAGGGAAGGTTCGTATCCGCTAGCTCCAAAAGCGTAAAGTCTGTAGTAACCTTGAACAGCTTTTCAAAAAGAAGTATGAGCGGATACGTGAAGAGTATAAATACAGCGTTGATGGCTACAAAGGACAGATCCGTGAGCAGGCCTTCAGTACCGCTGTATCGCGCCAGTGCAAAGCCGGACAAAACGATAAAATAGGTGAGGAATACAATGCCAGGGGTGATAAAAAAGAATTGAGACCGTTTTTTAATGTCGCGAACGGAAAATATACCCAGTGTACACGCGGCCGTTGTTGCCACGAGATACTCAAAGCTGTTGTCATGAACAATGCCGGTAATGATTGCCAGTGTTATCGTAGCCATCAGACCCACTCTCGAGTCAAAAATAATGGTGAGGATGATCGGGGCAACGGCTATCGGCACTATGTAGCTGTTAAGCCCGCTGATGGGGTAAACAACTGCACTCGCGAGCGTAATAAGCGTCAGTGCAAGGAATACCAGTAGAAACATGGAGGGTTTA
This genomic window contains:
- the ggt gene encoding gamma-glutamyltransferase, with the protein product MISQPSAAQVGNPVSWKNGVVSSADEYASKAGLEILQKGGNAVDAAVAVQFALSVTLPRAGNIGGGGFLVLHLQDGTAAALDFREKAPIAASRDMYLNENGEYVSRKSKIGHLAAGIPGTVDGMITALERYGTLPLEIVMEPAIRLAREGFILSHSAARSLNSASERLSEYRGSADAFLKPGGTPWEPGDLFLQPDLAETLERIATLGRRGFYSGITASLIVEEMKRGGGLITMRDLRDYRSIWREPVRTNFRGYELIMMPPPSSGGIVMTQVLGMINRPELDTTAFNSAAYIHLISEALRRSFADRNYWLGDPDFVPVPADSLTSPHYLRLRMQSFSPDTASDSERISHGDVIHTVQESSETTHFNVADRFGNVVSVNTTLNGSFGSFVTVTGAGFLLNNEMDDFSAKPGEPNMFGLIGAEANSIQGGKRMLSSMNPVIALKDGRFRFAGGAAGGPRIITAVLQNFLNMALFGMNAKEAIAAPRFHHQWLPDQILVENLWFSEDTIEKLNKMGHNVRRSGNLAIVHTIASDQEGNYVGAADPRGPGYVAGY
- the xerD gene encoding site-specific tyrosine recombinase XerD gives rise to the protein MAFSKELQHYLQFIKLEKGLANTSANSYENDLKRYLGFVAEELKIKNLAGITLQHIEQYLSELTDMGLEVSTIARNISSIRSFHEFAVAEQIAEANPAELVELPRKAKKLPEVLTAEEVIAIIDEADRTDFAGIRDAAILETLYASGMRVSELTELEMDRLFFEIGFIRVIGKGNKERLVPVGEHAQLAIEHYIETSRKEFINSDKPGKTKNRLFLNQRGGPLSRMSIWNIVNKYAMKAGISKNVYPHIFRHSFATHLLEGGADLRAVQEMLGHTSILTTEIYTHVDRSLLHQIHKEFHPRA
- a CDS encoding HD family phosphohydrolase, whose protein sequence is MSILEKLGLGQKKPETAPAIGIKKKKKQKEDRLKKNRYLRILIFLSFLAVVLITLPQPDFQPVASFQEEEPWRSDDLTAPFTFSLLKTQEELEQEREEIRQQTPPVFHVNENAQLLIGSELDAAFRSLQPVLDSYLQWQQAKESNLSSVETDSLRYIQERNFSDIQLSDESWNLLAENYYNVMTNNLPRGRLLTSQIKSELENITLDLLRTGIIDRNKSTLSRNDITIRNLQERTERRVSLANTRDLGEAQEYAGIMLNREFESDVALTALQIFTQYIRPNWIYSEEDTEAILQENLSEISTTRGAVEQGEIIIRRGDIVTEERANKLRSLAEARSATAGNLERWLRYAGEALIILIASLLFLIYLYLYRRSIFDKPSMFLLVFLALTLITLASAVVYPISGLNSYIVPIAVAPIILTIIFDSRVGLMATITLAIITGIVHDNSFEYLVATTAACTLGIFSVRDIKKRSQFFFITPGIVFLTYFIVLSGFALARYSGTEGLLTDLSFVAINAVFILFTYPLILLFEKLFKVTTDFTLLELADTNLPLLKELMNKAPGTFHHSLQIANMAESAASEIGANPLLCRVGAMYHDIGKMEKPGYFIENQSAGNEHDKLKPRMSSLVIKAHVSDGVKMAKEHNLPQVVIDFIQTHHGTSLIKYFFSRAKDQSDNGEVEEKDFRYDGPLPFTKEQGILLLADGIEAASRAMKDPNYNKLESLINRMVEDHISDGQLNNCPLTFRQIEIIKKAFLNILVGVYHSRIDYPDEKKEKEKEKEKEKEKQREKDQQKSNKTAEPDGQEEKEQDEKPDRQTNNLDSAIEKGNRS